From one Anoplolepis gracilipes chromosome 10, ASM4749672v1, whole genome shotgun sequence genomic stretch:
- the Hlk gene encoding uncharacterized protein Hlk isoform X2: protein MSTANDGSAVRFGRWWWCWRRRRRSITTRGPAMPTTNYYPRTMVLIAVLALISVLLGHVDAAARTKAEESATSRGSTGKVPQREAEPVIEEVTAKQLERLLNEKDFVAVYWYARSCTTCDKVLAELEKIDDDTDHFGVDFVKINDKRLAKQYGIKNFPALTYFREKEPIIYDGDLMDEENVLDFLTSLEAMDLPDRIEEVNAKILTKIVEETDFVAVLFCPDTERCAGAGSNKPDCKKCLKALQELENIDDEADQLGIGFVKIADEQLADEYNLGSLPALVYYRHQIPIIYEHELSKEEDVLEWLVANKSTGDEEDVIEDVTAKTLNTLIGNIDNLVVLFYDHGDEDSMQVLNELEKIDDDCDKHGIQFVKIDDEKAAEEFGLDSLPAIVYFEKQIPNVYDGDIENEDEILEWLLSQLEKDEIEDVTDEMLDRLIKDGKTLAVLFYDNNDRKSQRVLNELENIDDECDQLGVTFVKIDSSEEAKEYGIEKVPAMLYFEKGIPMVYQGNLEDEEKVLKWLEQQQKADQIEDVTDEMLDMVIEKMPLVAVLFYDKEQKKSQKVLSELENIDDDCDQQNIAFVKISDLNEAKEYGIDTLPALVLFERQIPHIYDGDLMNEDQILGWLLHQKKHAEIPEVTDEMIEKLVESSSYTAVLFYDKDDKQDIRILNELENIDDDLEREGIVIVRIDNDAEAKEYGIDHLPTLVYFEDKIPAIYEGDLLNEDEVLEWLIQQKNSATIEEVTDEILTDLIEDHEYVVVYFSGSCEEGEKCDNILDELENIDDELDETGIIFVTTEDTVIAKKYGIKHFPTLAFFRNKDPLIYTGDLDDEDEVLSWITDEDTLEIPGKIEEVNARMLENILDENDYVVVFFYKEGDRKSQKILQELENIDDECEEKEIDFVKISDEGIEKEYDLPGLPALVFYRHKFRQIYSGDMMHEEEILEWVLDLRTTTPDVIESVDRKTLQVLINDVEHLAVFFYDDKCESCTEILEELETIDDDTDKHGIQFVKSNDAKLAAEIGVFSFPALVYYETGVPIMYDGNLLDETEVLEWMVKQKTDESIEEIDRETLIKYIETKEFLAVIFYKEEDPESPRVLRHIELIDDEAAEYGIKIVRMKDRLMAKKYGFRNPPGITYFRKGKNINYDGDIDDEEEILDWLTNPENMELTDHIERINKKMFQKVRQSTDYLAVFFYSNDCKQCGRVLAEIEHIDDEADGAGIKFVKIDDKQLAKHYGVFALPAILFFKMGSKEPVIYASDLYDEEQILQWLLTQKDPSGEVIEALEGEDLLNLIRESESLAVYFWNRTLCDMCQSKSYRKQMRHKQDHKTAEHGDAAEEVDDPDDCTQCVAILEELENIDDDCDRHGITFVKTQDFKVAEDYGVTDFPVLVYFEKQMPNVFEGDLSIEEEVLQWLITQRTEDRIELITRVMLETSVEETQYLAVYFTKQNCHICDEILEGLERIDDECDVFGIHMVKIQDPQLAKRYSIKTFPALVYFRNGNPLIFEGDLQNEESVLEWLIDDDNRELADEIESVNERMLERLLDESNFLAVFFYDEDCPECGEIMEALEKIDGEADLFGIDFVKISSEDAAEKYSILNVPSLVYFRKKVPLIYDGDLMQEDKILQWLTSQDVFEIKNEIEEVNRKMLDKLLDENEFLAVFFYEHDSEESEDVNKKLEEIDGETDNLDITFVKMADPRYARKWGVTKLPALVHFRKRFPSIYRGDLHSEQDVLEWLRKNRYRQPELNIYMYMLIAITILFLMYTGFLLSCFRSEPSAPVAHPKQA from the exons ATGCACGAAGTTGCACCACGTGTGACAAGGTCCTGGCCGAACTGGAGAAAATCGACGACGATACGGATCATTTTGGAGTCGACTTTGTCAAGATCAACGATAAACGACTGGCGAAGCAATATGGCATCAAAAACTTTCCAGCTCTTACGTATTTCCGCGAGAAAGAACCAATTATATATGACG GTGACCTGATGGACGAAGAAAATGTATTGGATTTTCTCACAAGCTTGGAAGCGATGGATCTGCCGGATCGCATCGAAGAAGTTAATGCCAAGATTCTAACGAAAATCGTCGAGGAAACAGACTTTGTGGCGGTTCTTTTCT GTCCGGACACGGAGCGGTGTGCGGGCGCCGGGTCTA ACAAACCAGACTGCAAAAAGTGCCTCAAGGCTCTACAAGAATTGGAGAATATCGATGACGAAGCCGATCAATTGGGCATCGGTTTCGTAAAGATCGCCGACGAGCAGCTCGCGGACGAATATAATCTCGGTTCTCTTCCAGCCCTTGTTTATTACAGGCATCAAATTCCGATTATTTACGAAC ATGAACTGAGCAAAGAAGAAGACGTGCTAGAGTGGCTGGTGGCAAATAAAAGCACGGGAGACGAAGAGGACGTTATCGAGGATGTTACCGCCAAAACGTTGAATACCCTGATCGGAAATATAGACAATCTAGTCGTTCTATTCT ACGATCACGGCGACGAGGACTCTATGCAAGTCCTAAACGAACTGGAAAAGATCGACGACGACTGTGACAAGCATGGGATTCAGTTTGTGAAGATCGACGACGAGAAGGCGGCGGAAGAATTCGGACTCGACAGTTTACCAGCGATTGTCTATTTCGAGAAGCAGATACCAAATGTTTACGACG GAGATATAGAAAACGAGGATGAAATCCTGGAGTGGTTGTTGTCGCAACTCGAAAAGGATGAGATCGAGGATGTTACCGATGAGATGCTGGACCGTCTCATCAAAGACGGGAAGACTTTGGCCGTTCTTTTCT ATGACAACAACGATCGGAAATCGCAGAGAGTTCTCAACGAGTTGGAGAACATCGATGACGAGTGCGATCAGCTCGGTGTAACATTCGTGAAAATCGACAGTTCGGAGGAGGCTAAGGAGTATGGCATCGAGAAAGTACCTGCGATGCTTTACTTCGAGAAAGGCATTCCGATGGTGTATCAAGGCAATCTGGAAGACGAGGAGAAGGTGCTGAAATGGTTGGAGCAACAGCAAAAGGCCGACCAAATCGAAGACGTTACGGACGAAATGCTCGATATGGTTATCGAGAAGATGCCACTCGTAGCCGTCCTCTTTT ATGacaaagaacaaaaaaagagTCAGAAGGTGCTGAGCGAACTGGAGAACATCGACGATGATTGCGATCAACAGAACATAGCTTTCGTCAAAATCAGTGACTTGAACGAGGCGAAGGAGTACGGCATAGACACGCTTCCCGCTTTAGTGCTCTTTGAACGACAAATACCGCATATTTATGACG GCGATCTCATGAACGAGGACCAAATACTGGGCTGGCTGTTGCATCAGAAAAAACACGCAGAAATCCCGGAAGTAACGGACGAAATGATCGAAAAGCTCGTGGAATCCTCGTCGTACACGGCAGTCTTGTTTT ATGACAAGGACGATAAGCAAGACATAAGGATTTTAAACGAGTTGGAGAATATCGATGACGATTTGGAGAGAGAAGGCATCGTCATCGTCCGTATAGATAACGATGCCGAGGCCAAGGAATATGGTATCGATCATCTACCGACCCTGGTATATTTCGAAGATAAAATTCCAGCGATATACGAAGGTGATCTGCTGAACGAAGACGAAGTCCTTGAATGGCTGATACAGCAGAAGAACAGCGCTACCATCGAGGAGGTCACAGATGAGATATTGACGGATCTTATAGAGGACCACGAATACGTCGTAGTATATTTCA GTGGAAGTTGTGAAGAAGGAGAGAAATGCGACAATATCCTCGACGAATTGGAGAATATCGATGATGAACTCGACGAAACGGGCATTATATTCGTTACTACCGAGGACACTGTCATAGCGAAGAAATATGGCATCAAACATTTCCCAACTCTCGCGTTCTTCAGAAATAAGGACCCGTTGATTTATACCGGCGATCTCGATGATGAAGACGAGGTACTGTCTTGGATTACGGACGAGGACACTTTGGAGATACCAGGGAAAATCGAGGAAGTCAATGCTAGAATGCTGGAGAACATCCTTGATGAAAACGACTATGTCGTCGTCTTCTTCT ACAAAGAAGGCGATAGGAAAAGTCAGAAGATCCTGCAGGAACTCGAGAACATCGACGATGAGTGCGAAGAGAAGGAGATCGATTTCGTAAAGATCTCCGATGAGGGAATCGAGAAGGAATATGATCTACCGGGATTACCAGCGTTGGTATTTTATAGACACAAGTTCCGACAGATCTATTCGGGCGACATGATGCACGAGGAAGAGATCTTGGAGTGGGTCCTCGATCTTCGCACAACAACGCCAGATGTTATCGAAAGCGTCGATAGAAAAACGTTACAAGTTCTCATCAACGATGTTGAGCACCTCGCCGTTTTCTTCT acGACGACAAATGTGAATCCTGCACCGAGATCCTAGAAGAATTAGAAACGATTGACGATGATACTGACAAACACGGTATTCAATTCGTCAAATCAAACGATGCTAAACTGGCGGCTGAAATCGGCGTTTTCTCCTTTCCGGCTCTCGTTTACTACGAGACCGGAGTTCCCATCATGTACGACG gTAATCTCCTTGATGAGACTGAAGTACTTGAATGGATGGTGAAACAGAAGACCGACGAGAGCATAGAAGAGATTGACCGTGAGACTCTCATCAAATACATCGAGACAAAAGAATTTCTCgctgttatatttt acaaaGAGGAGGATCCAGAGAGTCCCAGAGTGCTTAGACACATCGAGCTGATTGACGACGAGGCCGCGGAGTatggaataaaaattgtcaGGATGAAGGATCGGCTGATGGCGAAGAAATATGGCTTCCGAAATCCACCCGGCATCACTTACTTCCGCAAgggtaaaaatattaattacgacGGTGACATCGATGACGAGGAAGAGATCCTCGATTGGTTGACCAATCCGGAAAATATGGAACTCACCGATCATATCGAGCGTATCAACAAGAAGATGTTTCAAAAAGTTCGACAATCGACCGACTATCTAGCTGTATTTTTCT ACAGCAACGACTGCAAACAATGCGGCCGAGTATTGGCGGAGATCGAACATATCGACGATGAAGCCGATGGAGCCGGtattaaatttgtcaaaattgaCGATAAACAACTAGCCAAACACTATGGTGTTTTCGCATTACCAgctatactattttttaaaatgggaTCAAAGGAACCAGTTATATACGCAA GTGATCTGTATGACGAGGAGCAAATTTTACAATGGTTGTTGACGCAAAAGGATCCGTCGGGTGAGGTAATCGAGGCTCTGGAAGGCGAGGACCTTCTAAATTTGATACGAGAATCGGAATCTTTAGCCGTATATTTCT GGAACAGAACGCTTTGCGACATGTGCCAATCAAAATCGTACCGCAAGCAGATGCGCCACAAGCAGGACCACAAGACCGCGGAACACGGAGATGCGGCCGAGGAAGTCGATG ATCCCGACGATTGTACGCAATGCGTGGCAATACTCGAGGAATTAGAGAACATTGATGACGATTGCGACAGACACGGCATCACGTTCGTGAAAACGCaa GATTTTAAAGTAGCCGAAGATTACGGAGTTACGGACTTTCCAGTATTAGTCTACTTCGAGAAACAAATGCCAAATGTGTTCGAAg gTGATCTCTCTATAGAAGAGGAGGTATTACAATGGTTGATTACTCAAAGAACGGAAGATCGGATCGAGCTGATTACAAGAGTTATGCTAGAAACATCCGTTGAGGAGACACAGTACTTAGCGGTTTATTTCA CTAAGCAAAATTGTCATATATGCGACGAAATTTTGGAGGGTTTGGAAAGAATCGACGACGAGTGCGACGTGTTTGGCATTCATATGGTAAAAATTCAAGATCCGCAGCTGGCTAAGCGATATTCGATCAAGACGTTTCCGGCGCTCGTTTATTTCCGAAATGGCAATCCTCTAATCTTCGAAG GGGACCTTCAAAATGAAGAATCAGTCCTCGAGTGGCTGATCGACGATGACAATCGAGAACTGGCCGATGAAATAGAATCTGTCAACGAGAGAATGCTGGAGAGACTTCTCGATGAATCTAATTTCTTAGCCGTTTTCTTTT ATGATGAAGATTGCCCAGAATGTGGCGAAATCATGGAAGCGTTGGAGAAAATCGACGGTGAAGCCGACCTTTTCGGGATCGACTTCGTCAAGATCTCTAGCGAGGATGCTGCCGAAAAATATAGCATTCTCAACGTTCCATCCCTCGTATATTTCCGAAAGAAAGTGCCACTCATATACGATGGTGACCTTATGCAAGAAGATAAGATTCTCCAGTGGCTCACTTCTCAAGATGTGTTCGAGATAAAAAATGAGATCGAGGAAGTTAACAGAAAAATGCTAGATAAGCTGTTGGACGAGAACGAATTCCTTGCTGTCTTCTTTT ACGAACACGACAGTGAAGAAAGCGAGGACGTGAACAAGAAATTGGAAGAGATCGACGGCGAGACTGACAATCTGGACATTACATTCGTTAAAATGGCAGATCCCAGATACGCTAGGAAATGGGGTGTTACCAAGCTGCCTGCCCTCGTTCATTTTCGCAAACGATTCCCGAGTATCTACAGAG gTGATCTGCACAGTGAACAGGACGTTCTCGAATGGCTACGCAAGAACAGATATCGACAGCCGGAATTGAACATCTACATGTACATGCTGATCGCCATTACCATCCTCTTCCTCATGTACACCGGTTTCCTCCTGTCGTGTTTCCGCTCGGAACCGTCCGCGCCTGTCGCGCATCCCAAGCAAGCGTGA
- the Hlk gene encoding uncharacterized protein Hlk isoform X4: MSTANDGSAVRFGRWWWCWRRRRRSITTRGPAMPTTNYYPRTMVLIAVLALISVLLGHVDAAARTKAEESATSRGSTGKVPQREAEPVIEEVTAKQLERLLNEKDFVAVYWYARSCTTCDKVLAELEKIDDDTDHFGVDFVKINDKRLAKQYGIKNFPALTYFREKEPIIYDGDLMDEENVLDFLTSLEAMDLPDRIEEVNAKILTKIVEETDFVAVLFCPDTERCAGAGSNKPDCKKCLKALQELENIDDEADQLGIGFVKIADEQLADEYNLGSLPALVYYRHQIPIIYEHELSKEEDVLEWLVANKSTGDEEDVIEDVTAKTLNTLIGNIDNLVVLFYDHGDEDSMQVLNELEKIDDDCDKHGIQFVKIDDEKAAEEFGLDSLPAIVYFEKQIPNVYDGDIENEDEILEWLLSQLEKDEIEDVTDEMLDRLIKDGKTLAVLFYDNNDRKSQRVLNELENIDDECDQLGVTFVKIDSSEEAKEYGIEKVPAMLYFEKGIPMVYQGNLEDEEKVLKWLEQQQKADQIEDVTDEMLDMVIEKMPLVAVLFYDKEQKKSQKVLSELENIDDDCDQQNIAFVKISDLNEAKEYGIDTLPALVLFERQIPHIYDGDLMNEDQILGWLLHQKKHAEIPEVTDEMIEKLVESSSYTAVLFYDKDDKQDIRILNELENIDDDLEREGIVIVRIDNDAEAKEYGIDHLPTLVYFEDKIPAIYEGDLLNEDEVLEWLIQQKNSATIEEVTDEILTDLIEDHEYVVVYFSGSCEEGEKCDNILDELENIDDELDETGIIFVTTEDTVIAKKYGIKHFPTLAFFRNKDPLIYTGDLDDEDEVLSWITDEDTLEIPGKIEEVNARMLENILDENDYVVVFFYKEGDRKSQKILQELENIDDECEEKEIDFVKISDEGIEKEYDLPGLPALVFYRHKFRQIYSGDMMHEEEILEWVLDLRTTTPDVIESVDRKTLQVLINDVEHLAVFFYDDKCESCTEILEELETIDDDTDKHGIQFVKSNDAKLAAEIGVFSFPALVYYETGVPIMYDGNLLDETEVLEWMVKQKTDESIEEIDRETLIKYIETKEFLAVIFYKEEDPESPRVLRHIELIDDEAAEYGIKIVRMKDRLMAKKYGFRNPPGITYFRKGKNINYDGDIDDEEEILDWLTNPENMELTDHIERINKKMFQKVRQSTDYLAVFFYSNDCKQCGRVLAEIEHIDDEADGAGIKFVKIDDKQLAKHYGVFALPAILFFKMGSKEPVIYASDLYDEEQILQWLLTQKDPSGEVIEALEGEDLLNLIRESESLAVYFYPDDCTQCVAILEELENIDDDCDRHGITFVKTQDFKVAEDYGVTDFPVLVYFEKQMPNVFEGDLSIEEEVLQWLITQRTEDRIELITRVMLETSVEETQYLAVYFTKQNCHICDEILEGLERIDDECDVFGIHMVKIQDPQLAKRYSIKTFPALVYFRNGNPLIFEGDLQNEESVLEWLIDDDNRELADEIESVNERMLERLLDESNFLAVFFYDEDCPECGEIMEALEKIDGEADLFGIDFVKISSEDAAEKYSILNVPSLVYFRKKVPLIYDGDLMQEDKILQWLTSQDVFEIKNEIEEVNRKMLDKLLDENEFLAVFFYEHDSEESEDVNKKLEEIDGETDNLDITFVKMADPRYARKWGVTKLPALVHFRKRFPSIYRGDLHSEQDVLEWLRKNRYRQPELNIYMYMLIAITILFLMYTGFLLSCFRSEPSAPVAHPKQA; the protein is encoded by the exons ATGCACGAAGTTGCACCACGTGTGACAAGGTCCTGGCCGAACTGGAGAAAATCGACGACGATACGGATCATTTTGGAGTCGACTTTGTCAAGATCAACGATAAACGACTGGCGAAGCAATATGGCATCAAAAACTTTCCAGCTCTTACGTATTTCCGCGAGAAAGAACCAATTATATATGACG GTGACCTGATGGACGAAGAAAATGTATTGGATTTTCTCACAAGCTTGGAAGCGATGGATCTGCCGGATCGCATCGAAGAAGTTAATGCCAAGATTCTAACGAAAATCGTCGAGGAAACAGACTTTGTGGCGGTTCTTTTCT GTCCGGACACGGAGCGGTGTGCGGGCGCCGGGTCTA ACAAACCAGACTGCAAAAAGTGCCTCAAGGCTCTACAAGAATTGGAGAATATCGATGACGAAGCCGATCAATTGGGCATCGGTTTCGTAAAGATCGCCGACGAGCAGCTCGCGGACGAATATAATCTCGGTTCTCTTCCAGCCCTTGTTTATTACAGGCATCAAATTCCGATTATTTACGAAC ATGAACTGAGCAAAGAAGAAGACGTGCTAGAGTGGCTGGTGGCAAATAAAAGCACGGGAGACGAAGAGGACGTTATCGAGGATGTTACCGCCAAAACGTTGAATACCCTGATCGGAAATATAGACAATCTAGTCGTTCTATTCT ACGATCACGGCGACGAGGACTCTATGCAAGTCCTAAACGAACTGGAAAAGATCGACGACGACTGTGACAAGCATGGGATTCAGTTTGTGAAGATCGACGACGAGAAGGCGGCGGAAGAATTCGGACTCGACAGTTTACCAGCGATTGTCTATTTCGAGAAGCAGATACCAAATGTTTACGACG GAGATATAGAAAACGAGGATGAAATCCTGGAGTGGTTGTTGTCGCAACTCGAAAAGGATGAGATCGAGGATGTTACCGATGAGATGCTGGACCGTCTCATCAAAGACGGGAAGACTTTGGCCGTTCTTTTCT ATGACAACAACGATCGGAAATCGCAGAGAGTTCTCAACGAGTTGGAGAACATCGATGACGAGTGCGATCAGCTCGGTGTAACATTCGTGAAAATCGACAGTTCGGAGGAGGCTAAGGAGTATGGCATCGAGAAAGTACCTGCGATGCTTTACTTCGAGAAAGGCATTCCGATGGTGTATCAAGGCAATCTGGAAGACGAGGAGAAGGTGCTGAAATGGTTGGAGCAACAGCAAAAGGCCGACCAAATCGAAGACGTTACGGACGAAATGCTCGATATGGTTATCGAGAAGATGCCACTCGTAGCCGTCCTCTTTT ATGacaaagaacaaaaaaagagTCAGAAGGTGCTGAGCGAACTGGAGAACATCGACGATGATTGCGATCAACAGAACATAGCTTTCGTCAAAATCAGTGACTTGAACGAGGCGAAGGAGTACGGCATAGACACGCTTCCCGCTTTAGTGCTCTTTGAACGACAAATACCGCATATTTATGACG GCGATCTCATGAACGAGGACCAAATACTGGGCTGGCTGTTGCATCAGAAAAAACACGCAGAAATCCCGGAAGTAACGGACGAAATGATCGAAAAGCTCGTGGAATCCTCGTCGTACACGGCAGTCTTGTTTT ATGACAAGGACGATAAGCAAGACATAAGGATTTTAAACGAGTTGGAGAATATCGATGACGATTTGGAGAGAGAAGGCATCGTCATCGTCCGTATAGATAACGATGCCGAGGCCAAGGAATATGGTATCGATCATCTACCGACCCTGGTATATTTCGAAGATAAAATTCCAGCGATATACGAAGGTGATCTGCTGAACGAAGACGAAGTCCTTGAATGGCTGATACAGCAGAAGAACAGCGCTACCATCGAGGAGGTCACAGATGAGATATTGACGGATCTTATAGAGGACCACGAATACGTCGTAGTATATTTCA GTGGAAGTTGTGAAGAAGGAGAGAAATGCGACAATATCCTCGACGAATTGGAGAATATCGATGATGAACTCGACGAAACGGGCATTATATTCGTTACTACCGAGGACACTGTCATAGCGAAGAAATATGGCATCAAACATTTCCCAACTCTCGCGTTCTTCAGAAATAAGGACCCGTTGATTTATACCGGCGATCTCGATGATGAAGACGAGGTACTGTCTTGGATTACGGACGAGGACACTTTGGAGATACCAGGGAAAATCGAGGAAGTCAATGCTAGAATGCTGGAGAACATCCTTGATGAAAACGACTATGTCGTCGTCTTCTTCT ACAAAGAAGGCGATAGGAAAAGTCAGAAGATCCTGCAGGAACTCGAGAACATCGACGATGAGTGCGAAGAGAAGGAGATCGATTTCGTAAAGATCTCCGATGAGGGAATCGAGAAGGAATATGATCTACCGGGATTACCAGCGTTGGTATTTTATAGACACAAGTTCCGACAGATCTATTCGGGCGACATGATGCACGAGGAAGAGATCTTGGAGTGGGTCCTCGATCTTCGCACAACAACGCCAGATGTTATCGAAAGCGTCGATAGAAAAACGTTACAAGTTCTCATCAACGATGTTGAGCACCTCGCCGTTTTCTTCT acGACGACAAATGTGAATCCTGCACCGAGATCCTAGAAGAATTAGAAACGATTGACGATGATACTGACAAACACGGTATTCAATTCGTCAAATCAAACGATGCTAAACTGGCGGCTGAAATCGGCGTTTTCTCCTTTCCGGCTCTCGTTTACTACGAGACCGGAGTTCCCATCATGTACGACG gTAATCTCCTTGATGAGACTGAAGTACTTGAATGGATGGTGAAACAGAAGACCGACGAGAGCATAGAAGAGATTGACCGTGAGACTCTCATCAAATACATCGAGACAAAAGAATTTCTCgctgttatatttt acaaaGAGGAGGATCCAGAGAGTCCCAGAGTGCTTAGACACATCGAGCTGATTGACGACGAGGCCGCGGAGTatggaataaaaattgtcaGGATGAAGGATCGGCTGATGGCGAAGAAATATGGCTTCCGAAATCCACCCGGCATCACTTACTTCCGCAAgggtaaaaatattaattacgacGGTGACATCGATGACGAGGAAGAGATCCTCGATTGGTTGACCAATCCGGAAAATATGGAACTCACCGATCATATCGAGCGTATCAACAAGAAGATGTTTCAAAAAGTTCGACAATCGACCGACTATCTAGCTGTATTTTTCT ACAGCAACGACTGCAAACAATGCGGCCGAGTATTGGCGGAGATCGAACATATCGACGATGAAGCCGATGGAGCCGGtattaaatttgtcaaaattgaCGATAAACAACTAGCCAAACACTATGGTGTTTTCGCATTACCAgctatactattttttaaaatgggaTCAAAGGAACCAGTTATATACGCAA GTGATCTGTATGACGAGGAGCAAATTTTACAATGGTTGTTGACGCAAAAGGATCCGTCGGGTGAGGTAATCGAGGCTCTGGAAGGCGAGGACCTTCTAAATTTGATACGAGAATCGGAATCTTTAGCCGTATATTTCT ATCCCGACGATTGTACGCAATGCGTGGCAATACTCGAGGAATTAGAGAACATTGATGACGATTGCGACAGACACGGCATCACGTTCGTGAAAACGCaa GATTTTAAAGTAGCCGAAGATTACGGAGTTACGGACTTTCCAGTATTAGTCTACTTCGAGAAACAAATGCCAAATGTGTTCGAAg gTGATCTCTCTATAGAAGAGGAGGTATTACAATGGTTGATTACTCAAAGAACGGAAGATCGGATCGAGCTGATTACAAGAGTTATGCTAGAAACATCCGTTGAGGAGACACAGTACTTAGCGGTTTATTTCA CTAAGCAAAATTGTCATATATGCGACGAAATTTTGGAGGGTTTGGAAAGAATCGACGACGAGTGCGACGTGTTTGGCATTCATATGGTAAAAATTCAAGATCCGCAGCTGGCTAAGCGATATTCGATCAAGACGTTTCCGGCGCTCGTTTATTTCCGAAATGGCAATCCTCTAATCTTCGAAG GGGACCTTCAAAATGAAGAATCAGTCCTCGAGTGGCTGATCGACGATGACAATCGAGAACTGGCCGATGAAATAGAATCTGTCAACGAGAGAATGCTGGAGAGACTTCTCGATGAATCTAATTTCTTAGCCGTTTTCTTTT ATGATGAAGATTGCCCAGAATGTGGCGAAATCATGGAAGCGTTGGAGAAAATCGACGGTGAAGCCGACCTTTTCGGGATCGACTTCGTCAAGATCTCTAGCGAGGATGCTGCCGAAAAATATAGCATTCTCAACGTTCCATCCCTCGTATATTTCCGAAAGAAAGTGCCACTCATATACGATGGTGACCTTATGCAAGAAGATAAGATTCTCCAGTGGCTCACTTCTCAAGATGTGTTCGAGATAAAAAATGAGATCGAGGAAGTTAACAGAAAAATGCTAGATAAGCTGTTGGACGAGAACGAATTCCTTGCTGTCTTCTTTT ACGAACACGACAGTGAAGAAAGCGAGGACGTGAACAAGAAATTGGAAGAGATCGACGGCGAGACTGACAATCTGGACATTACATTCGTTAAAATGGCAGATCCCAGATACGCTAGGAAATGGGGTGTTACCAAGCTGCCTGCCCTCGTTCATTTTCGCAAACGATTCCCGAGTATCTACAGAG gTGATCTGCACAGTGAACAGGACGTTCTCGAATGGCTACGCAAGAACAGATATCGACAGCCGGAATTGAACATCTACATGTACATGCTGATCGCCATTACCATCCTCTTCCTCATGTACACCGGTTTCCTCCTGTCGTGTTTCCGCTCGGAACCGTCCGCGCCTGTCGCGCATCCCAAGCAAGCGTGA